The following are encoded in a window of Rhizobium sp. 11515TR genomic DNA:
- a CDS encoding phosphodiester glycosidase family protein: MVILAALAFAATASAGEACRKVQHLGDGYTVCTFDAVSDDIQIFQNDRSGKPYGSFRALENDLRQDRIYVRFAMNGGMYLDDQSPVGLFVENGREVKAINTNKGWGNFHLLPNGVFYLGSGKAGIMESKAFAASGIKPFYATQSGPMLVISGRLHPSFLADSPSLKTRNGVGVTSDGKVVFAISDGAVRFHDFATLFRDELKCPNALFLDGSISSLDIPEWQRRDSLFPLGPIIAVTEMLPG; this comes from the coding sequence ATGGTCATCCTTGCCGCTCTTGCCTTTGCCGCCACCGCATCGGCCGGCGAAGCCTGTCGGAAGGTCCAACATCTCGGGGACGGCTATACGGTCTGCACTTTCGATGCGGTCAGCGACGACATTCAGATTTTCCAGAACGATCGCAGCGGCAAGCCTTATGGCTCTTTCCGTGCCCTGGAAAATGATCTGCGTCAGGATCGCATCTATGTGCGCTTTGCCATGAATGGCGGCATGTATCTCGACGACCAGTCTCCCGTGGGTCTCTTCGTCGAGAACGGACGTGAGGTGAAGGCGATCAACACCAACAAGGGATGGGGCAACTTTCATCTCCTGCCGAACGGGGTCTTCTATCTCGGGTCGGGCAAGGCCGGGATCATGGAGAGCAAAGCCTTCGCCGCTTCCGGCATCAAACCTTTTTACGCAACGCAGTCCGGTCCGATGCTGGTCATCAGCGGCAGGCTCCATCCATCATTTCTAGCCGACAGTCCGAGCTTGAAGACACGAAACGGCGTTGGCGTTACCTCTGACGGCAAGGTCGTCTTCGCCATTTCCGATGGCGCAGTGCGTTTCCACGACTTTGCGACGCTGTTTCGCGACGAGTTGAAATGTCCGAATGCGCTGTTCCTCGATGGCAGCATCTCCAGCCTCGATATCCCGGAATGGCAAAGGCGCGACAGTCTGTTTCCGCTCGGGCCGATCATTGCAGTGACGGAAATGCTGCCGGGCTAA
- a CDS encoding glycosyltransferase family 2 protein, with protein MSKVSVIIPAYKAQESIGETIAAVLENRDVLEVIVVDDMSPDATAMIVERHAQRDQRVRLLRNPQNGGAGYSRNAGMAVARGDYYYFLDADDMVAHRSIDEVVYHMEANGCDVMVFRYRYVTDRSGRLDPMLPIDNDAWRELVGDTDIGVFTLDQCGRLLFTVNFPWNKIVSAKLCRETGLRFSETRVHNDIYAHWHIYLHARKIGMMNRYLIGHRVYQDRVQLTNVFTEKRFEVFKAFAEVEALFTRLPRMKEAYYQWFLRSKFDLLDWIYPQLPFDLRERFFALVRQCYEDYGQADYENVRRQSFETADIALRLKQAPHLILGKTPR; from the coding sequence GTGAGCAAAGTCAGTGTCATCATTCCCGCCTATAAGGCGCAGGAATCCATCGGTGAAACGATTGCCGCGGTTCTGGAAAATCGTGACGTTCTGGAGGTGATCGTTGTCGACGACATGTCTCCCGATGCCACCGCGATGATTGTCGAGCGACATGCTCAGCGCGATCAGCGGGTGCGCTTGCTGCGCAATCCGCAAAATGGCGGGGCAGGATACAGCCGGAATGCCGGCATGGCCGTCGCCCGCGGCGACTATTATTACTTTCTCGACGCCGACGACATGGTAGCGCATCGCTCGATCGATGAAGTCGTGTATCACATGGAAGCCAATGGCTGCGATGTGATGGTGTTTCGTTATCGCTATGTCACCGACAGGAGCGGTCGTCTCGATCCGATGCTGCCGATCGACAATGATGCCTGGCGGGAGCTGGTGGGCGATACCGACATAGGTGTTTTTACGCTCGACCAGTGCGGGCGATTGCTGTTCACGGTGAATTTCCCCTGGAACAAGATCGTGAGCGCCAAGCTATGCCGGGAAACGGGTCTCCGCTTCTCGGAGACGCGCGTCCATAACGATATCTATGCTCACTGGCATATCTATCTGCACGCCCGGAAGATCGGCATGATGAATCGCTATCTCATCGGCCACCGCGTCTATCAGGACAGAGTGCAGCTGACCAATGTTTTCACCGAAAAGCGGTTCGAAGTCTTCAAGGCCTTTGCAGAGGTGGAAGCGCTGTTTACGCGCCTGCCGCGGATGAAAGAGGCCTATTACCAGTGGTTCCTTCGCAGCAAGTTCGATTTGCTCGATTGGATCTACCCGCAATTGCCGTTCGATCTCCGGGAGCGTTTCTTCGCGCTGGTTCGGCAATGCTATGAAGATTATGGCCAGGCTGACTATGAGAACGTGCGCAGGCAGTCGTTCGAGACTGCGGATATTGCGCTCAGGCTGAAACAGGCTCCTCATTTGATACTCGGCAAGACGCCAAGATAG
- a CDS encoding 4Fe-4S dicluster domain-containing protein, whose translation MSRGPVILEQLRAALGVHGVFVRGVVSFGESEGPLLADGAAARSVVLLGNIGGSIWAPFSHWRQLPENAGRSDPLDDWSKTVIGPVASSMGATAYFPSDPPWQPFQRWAMQAEGLKASPLGILIHPDYGLWHGYRGALGFAEDLRAAQTAASSPHPCDSCMEKPCLAACPVGAITAVGFDVPGCRSHLRMPQGQAGCMADGCLARNACPSGAGYRYPAEQLAFHMAALQL comes from the coding sequence GTGAGCCGCGGCCCTGTCATACTCGAACAGCTCCGTGCGGCGCTCGGCGTCCACGGAGTTTTTGTTCGAGGCGTGGTGTCCTTTGGGGAAAGCGAAGGGCCGCTGCTGGCCGATGGCGCGGCGGCGCGAAGCGTAGTCCTGCTCGGCAATATCGGCGGCTCGATCTGGGCACCGTTCTCGCATTGGCGGCAATTGCCCGAGAATGCCGGCCGATCCGACCCGCTCGACGACTGGTCGAAGACAGTCATCGGACCAGTCGCAAGCAGCATGGGGGCCACGGCCTATTTTCCTTCGGACCCTCCTTGGCAGCCCTTCCAGCGATGGGCCATGCAGGCCGAGGGCTTGAAAGCGTCGCCGCTCGGCATCTTGATCCATCCGGACTATGGTCTGTGGCACGGATATCGCGGCGCATTGGGATTTGCCGAAGACTTGAGGGCGGCTCAGACGGCAGCGTCTTCTCCGCATCCATGCGATTCATGTATGGAGAAACCTTGTCTTGCCGCCTGTCCCGTTGGGGCGATAACGGCAGTCGGCTTCGATGTTCCAGGCTGCCGGTCGCATTTGCGCATGCCACAAGGGCAGGCTGGCTGCATGGCCGACGGCTGTCTTGCACGCAATGCCTGCCCGAGCGGGGCGGGCTATCGTTATCCCGCCGAACAGCTTGCATTCCATATGGCTGCACTCCAGCTTTAG
- a CDS encoding glycosyltransferase family 2 protein has protein sequence MSSAQVPVLSICVPTYNRQFMLERNVNFHLEEFRRLGLPFEIVIVDDCSTDETAAYIQSISHHPEISAYRRARNSGFISNYAFAMQRARGHYAVFLGDDDLLIPEKVVEYLRIMVDDKNIGMIQAPWLLVDGRPGGGDMEPFYHLSYPTRHAKGDFRSMLEFILDRHIFPEFMIIRRDVLLKSISSPTPFIFWAFLYTTRALDKADVLFMPEPFARVTAVSDDPRLQQGNKECMFQWDTYRGGLEYLASQALRDNRYPPDYRGSLMPRITEFMLQRQAVAMRLHVNAQNWVEAYIMYHRMAAYLPTPLPPESYDQIRKLAGISTAATEAIAFNGEPVIIEPIIDDATINLLPQSIRQHLSREAPQTGSYGGKPRAYLRFTEDFPANPGPKDGLFSIMTYIDQFV, from the coding sequence ATGTCTTCTGCTCAAGTCCCCGTTCTTTCGATCTGCGTTCCGACCTATAACCGTCAGTTCATGCTCGAGCGGAACGTCAATTTCCACCTGGAAGAATTTCGCCGGCTGGGCCTCCCTTTCGAAATCGTCATTGTCGACGATTGTTCGACGGATGAGACCGCAGCCTACATTCAGTCGATCTCACATCATCCGGAAATCAGCGCCTATCGCCGGGCGCGCAATTCCGGTTTCATCAGCAACTACGCTTTTGCGATGCAGAGAGCCCGCGGCCATTATGCGGTTTTCCTCGGCGACGACGATTTGCTGATCCCGGAAAAAGTCGTCGAATATCTTCGCATCATGGTGGACGACAAGAATATCGGCATGATCCAGGCGCCGTGGCTCCTCGTCGATGGCCGACCTGGCGGCGGCGATATGGAACCCTTCTATCACCTCTCCTATCCGACGCGTCACGCCAAGGGTGATTTCCGCTCGATGCTGGAATTCATTCTCGACCGTCACATCTTCCCCGAATTCATGATCATCCGGCGCGACGTTCTTCTGAAGTCGATTTCCAGCCCGACGCCGTTCATCTTCTGGGCATTCCTCTATACGACCCGTGCATTGGACAAGGCCGACGTGCTGTTCATGCCGGAGCCTTTCGCGCGCGTGACCGCCGTTTCCGACGATCCGCGCCTGCAGCAGGGCAACAAGGAATGCATGTTCCAGTGGGATACCTATAGAGGCGGCCTCGAATACCTCGCCTCGCAGGCGCTGCGCGATAACCGCTATCCGCCTGACTATCGCGGCTCGCTGATGCCTCGCATCACCGAATTCATGCTGCAGCGTCAGGCGGTCGCCATGCGCCTGCATGTCAACGCGCAGAACTGGGTCGAAGCCTATATCATGTATCACCGCATGGCGGCCTACCTGCCAACGCCGTTGCCGCCGGAATCCTATGATCAGATCCGCAAGCTGGCGGGCATCTCCACCGCAGCAACGGAGGCGATCGCTTTCAACGGCGAACCCGTCATCATCGAACCGATCATCGACGATGCCACGATCAATCTTCTCCCGCAGTCGATCCGGCAGCATCTCTCGAGGGAAGCGCCGCAGACCGGCAGCTATGGCGGCAAGCCAAGGGCCTATCTCCGCTTCACCGAGGACTTCCCGGCCAATCCGGGTCCGAAGGACGGCCTGTTCAGCATCATGACCTATATCGATCAGTTCGTCTGA